ATTTCGCCATTGTCGCCAATCCTACCGCATTGCACGCGGAGACCATCGAATTGCTCCTTCCCCTGAAATGCCCCTTGTTTGTTGAAAAACCTCTGCATGATACCTTGCAAATCGCCGATTTGCTCACGGAGGTCACGGAACGGGGTGTTTTAACCTACGTCGCCTGCAATCTGCGATTTCTGGATTGCCTGCGCTTCATCAAGGAGCAAATCCCCGTGCAGGCAGGAAAGCGGCTCAACGAGGTCAATGTCTATTGCGGATCCTATCTCCCGGAATGGCGGGTGGGGCAAGATTTCAGAAAATCCTATAGCGCCAATGCCGAAATGGGCGGCGGTGTACATATCGACCTGATCCATGAACTGGATTACCTCTATTGGTTGTTTGGAATGCCAGCGCAGGTGACACGCATCGCGCGCAATCGATCCTCTTTGGGAATCAGTGCATTCGACTATGCCAACTATATACTAGAGTATCCGCTTTTTGCCGCAAGCGTCGTCTTGAACTACTACCGGCGCGACCCCAAACGCACCCTTGAGCTCGTTTGGGAGGATGAAACCTGGGTGGTGGACCTGCGTGCGAATGCGATCACCTGCAACGGACAGACCTTGTTTGCCTCCAAACAAACAGTCGCGGATACATATTTGCTGCAAATGCAGTATTTTACGGAGCTGCTTGCCAATGGACAAGCATCCTTCAATTCTTTGCAAGATGCTTTCAACGTCCTCACTATTTGTCTCGCTCCATGACTTTAGAAAATAAGATCATCATCGTCACCGGAGGTTCAGGCTTGCTCGGCAAGGCCATGGTAAGCGACATCCAAACAAAGGGTGGGCGACCGATCAACATCGATCTCAATGTTCCTTCTGACCTACAAAATGGCACGTGGCAGGCAGATATCACCAACGACGATGCTGTCAAGGAGGCGATTGCCGCAATTTTTGCTCATTTTGGGCGCATCGACGGCTTGGTCAACAATGCTTATCCAAGGACGGCTGATTGGGGAAAACGATTCGAAGACGTGGATCCCGAATCTTGGCGAAAAAATGTGGACATGCAGCTGAACAGTTATTTTGTGATCAGTCAGCAGGTGCTTGCCATCATGAAGGCGCAAGGTAGCGGCGCCATTGTCAACATCGCTTCGATTTATGGCGTCGTTGGCAATGATTTTTCGCTTTACGAAGCTTATGGCGGCACTTCGCCAGCCGCCTATGCCGCCATCAAAGGTGGTCTCGTCAATTTCACCCGCTACTTGGCCTCCTATTATGGACGGAGCGGCATTCGTGTGAATTGCGTGTCTCCAGGCGGAATTCGCGATCAGCAGCATCCTTCCTTTATCGAACGTTATGAGCAAAAAGTGCCCATGGGCCGTCTTGGGCAGCCCGATGACATCGCACCTGCAGTGAGCTTTTTGCTCTCCGAGGAGGCAAGGTACATCACAGGACACAACTTGATGGTCGATGGCGGCTGGACCTGCATCTGAGTGCAAAATGGACTTCCCGACAGATATTTCTATGGGTATCGGCTTTGAAATGCTACAAAGTCAATACTTTTGGCCCTGAAATCGAAGAGAGAGAATGCAGACTGCAGCAATACGGGTGATTCCGAGGCTTGATATCAAGGGCCCCAATTTGGTCAAAGGCATCCACTTGGAAGGTCTGCGGGTGCTTGGTAAACCCGAGGAATTTGCCCGCCATTATTACGAAAACGGTGCCGACGAATTGTTTTTCCAGGACGTGGTTGCAAGCTTGTACGAGCGCAACAGCTTGCATGACATCGTGAGCAAGATCGCCCGTGAGATTTTCATTCCGTTAACCGTGGGTGGCGGTTTGCGATCGCTGGAAGACATCCGTAGTGTGTTGCGCGCAGGTGCCGACAAAGTCGCGATCAACACCGCCGCTTTGAAGCAGCCCGACATCGTGCGGCAAGCCGCGCTGGATTTTGGAAGTTCGACGATCGTCGTGGCCATCGAGGCCATCCGCGAAAGCGATGGCCGCTACCTCGCCTACACCGACAACGGTCGGGAATATACCGGCCGCGAAGTGGTGGCCTGGGCACAAGAAGCAGAAGCGCTCGGCGCTGGCGAAATCGTCATCACTTCCGTCGACCGCGAAGGCACGGGCGAAGGTTATGATGCCGCCCTTACGCGCAAGGTCGCGGATGCGGTACGCATACCGGTGATCGCCCATGGCGGGCCAGGAAAATTGCAGCATATTCAGGAGGTGTTGACGCAAGGGGGAGCAAGCGCAATTGCAGTTGCTGGTATGCTCCATTACGATTACATCGGCAAATTTGCCAGTGCAGCAGCATCCGCAACTGAAGGCAATACCGAATTTTTGCGCAGCGGTCGTATTCACAAGCATTTTGAAACCTGCACCTTGCCCGAAATCAAAAATTTCTTGCTTTCTCAAGGTCTCCCGTGCCGGCCCTTTACACCCATAGCCCAATGAGCAAAAAGACCATTATCGTCGATTACGCGCTCGGCAACCTCTTCAGCGTACAGCAAGCCTGCCTCCACGTAGGTCTGGATGCCGAAATCAGCAATGATCCGGCCAAAATCGCTGCGGCAGACGGCTTGATCCTTCCTGGCGTTGGAGCATTTGGTGCGGCCATGGCCAATCTGCGCAAGCTCGGCATCGAGCAAGCTCTCAAGGACCAAGTTGCCGCCGGCAAGCCCTTTCTGGGTATCTGCCTCGGCCTCCAATTGCTTTTCACCCATAGCGTCGAATTTGATTCGCAGGAACGCGGACTTGATTTGCTGCCCGGCAACGTGGTACGCATCCCTGCCGAAATTCGCGGTGAGAAGACACGGGTGCCGCAAATTGGATGGAACCAAATCACGCCACCGCCTTTCAAGTCGTGGAAGGGTACACCCTTGCAACATCTCCCCGATCAGAGTTACATGTACTTCGTGCACAGCTACTTCGTGCAGCCTGAAGTGCCCGGAGACGTCTTGACCGTCACCAATTATCAAGGCCTCGAATACTGCTCAGGCGTACAACGCGACAACATCCTGGCCTTCCAATTCCATCCCGAAAAAAGTGGTCCGGAGGGTGTGGAAATTTACCGCAGTTGGGGAGCGATCAACGGATTGCTTTAAGCCTTCCTATACCCTTCCTGGCCTGAATTCGAGCTGAATTTCTTTGAAAATCGGATGTGAAATCAGGTTGCCAATGCGCTCCGGTTTGCACCAAAATTGGTGGTCAGCCGAAATTTCCCTAGCTTTTCGGAGAAAGTTGCCCCTAAAATGATCGTGCCCTTCCTCAGGATTCCATATCAATTCCGCATTTTCTGCCTATGCATCGGCTTGGGAACAATTTCCATTTTGGGTTTGAATGCCCAAACAATGGACAAACAAGGGGCGATCAAGGAATTCGGGGAAATCAAGGAGAATTGGAATTCGGCGAAGTCAAGGTCGAACCAATACGCCGCCGCATCCGACTTGTCTACCTTGCTGTCCAATGCCGAATTGGGTTGGGCACATGCAGACTCCTTGAAAATCGATTGGCACTTGCAACTTGGCCTTTGGTATACTGAATTGGATGAGCCACAGAAAGCAAAGGAAAACTATCAAATCTCCCTCAATTTGCTTCAAAAAAAGCGCGAATTGGTCACTGGGGATTCAGAAAAATTGATTCAGATTTCGCGAAACCTTGGGCTTTCAGCAACGACGCTCGGACAATGGAACGCGGCGCGTGCTGCCTTCGAAAATGCCATTCGTTTGACCGATTCCTTGCCAACGCAACAAGCCGGGATGTTTTTGGATTTGGCTCGGATGCTCCGAACTGCCGGCAAATATGCGGAGGCCACCGACCTGGCACAGAGGGCAGTAAAAATGCAACAAGCATTATTAAAGGGGGTCAAGGAACCTGTCTTGAAGGCAAATTTGACTTCTACCTATATCGATGCGGTGGTGGAAGTCGCCCATGATTTCAACGGATGGGGCATGCCTGACAGTGCCTTTTGGTACTTGGACCAAACAAAAAACCTCCGCAACAACCTTAAAAAATCAGAAACGGTTAAGTTGTGGTTGGCCTTCAGCGAATATCATTACCAAAAACAGGAATTTGAACCTGCGTTAGAGGCAGCCGACATTGCATTAGAGGCAGCGAATGCGGATTCGTTGGCCTCAAAACGGCTTTTGGGCACCATTCATACCTTGCGTGCCAAGTCTTGGCTGGCGAGGAAAGAACCGACCAATGCCTTGGCTGCCAGCCAAGCGGCGTTGATGGCATTCGTCCCGGGATTCCAAGACAGCCTTCCTGGCATGAATCCTGATCCGAATTTATGGGCAGACGATCCAGCGCTTTTTGAGATTTTTCTTCAGAAGGCCCATGCCTTTGAAGCCTTGGGTTTGGTCGAGCAATCGTTGCGCTGTTATGAAAATGCATTCGACTATCTGAACCATCTCCGCGAAGGCCATCACGTCAAGGAGGTGGGAAAATTCAGCTCCAAGGCCATTTATCCTTCCTACGAACGCGCCCTGAAGCTTGCCCTTGCACATGCAAGCCAAACCAAATCCCCCGCCGACTTGGAGCGTGTGTTCCATTTCATGGAATGCCGCAAGACCAATGAAATCCTGCTCTCTCTCCAAAGTGCAAGTGCCTACCCTGCCTATCAATTGCCGGATTCGCTGCTCGCACAATGGCGTACAATTCAGTCCCGAAGACTTGAAATGCATCGCCACCCAACAGAAAAAAGCATCGAATTCCTCACCAAACTTGACAAACAGGCCGCGCAGCTTGCCAGCGGAATCGATACCGTTGCACCGGGTTTTGCCGCATTGACGCAGCGGTATGGCATGGTAAGTGTTGCCTCGGTACAACAAGACCTCGATGCGGACGAAGTCTTTTTGGAGTATTTTATTGGCGATCAGCAACTTTTCATTTTCGCCATTGATCAGCAGCACGCGCAATGCTATTCAGCACCCCTCAAGCCCGAGTTCTTCAAGGCCATTGAACGGTTTGGCAATATGCTTCGCACGCCACCCGAGGGCCGGATTCGCAAGCTCTTTTCTGAGTATGAGCGCACAGCCTATTATCTATTTGGGCAGTTGATCGGACCTTTGATCAAAGGGAATTTCCGTACGAGAATTCCCCGCGCGCTGATCATCGTACCCGATGGCAGATTGGCCTTGATCCCATTTGAATGTTTGATCACACAGCGTTTGTTGGCGCCGAGCGATTTGGCCTTCAGGCATGCTGCCTACTTGATGCGGGATTGTGAGATTCGTTATGGGCATTCAGCGACAACTTTGGCCCGGCAGAATCAGCCTGCAGGGCATCCGCAAACGGCATTTATGCGAAGCATTCTAGCATTGTCGGCCTCCCCACAGGCTGACGGCATGCCAAAATTGGAAACTGCAAAACGTGAAGGTCGGTTGGCTGCGGATGCGTTAAACGGGAAATCAATCGACAAAGCAAGCCGCAACGACTTTCTCGACAATAGCCGCGATTACAGCTTTTTGCATTTTGCGAGTCCCACAATTGCAGACAGTTTGAATCCCATACAATCCTGGATCGGCCTGCAAAAAGACGACAAGTCCATTGACAGCCTGTTTTTCCATGAAATCACCGGCCTGCAGCTTTCCGCAGAAATGGCGGTTTTGAGCGGATGCGCGACTTCCTCAGGCGAACTTCAATCGGGCGAAGCTGTGATGGGGCTTGCGCGAACGTTTTTTGCGGCAAGCTGTCCGCGGGTAATGTTGAGCCTTTGGCGCATCGACAACGAAAACAATGCCGAGCTCACCGGCAACTTCTACAAGACCATGAAGGTCGGCAAGCCTGCTGCCCAAGCCCTGCGTGAGGCCCGTATGGCATATTTGCGCACCGAAGGTCCGGCTGACGGCATGCAGTATCACCCCCATTATTGGGCCTCGATGGTCATGATCGGCGAAGAAGGCCCCTACCTCACGCAAGGCCCCAAAAGTTGGACCCCTTACCTGATTTGGGGCAGCATTGCAGCCTTGATTGTCGCACTTTGGCAGCGACGTATGCGCCGCCGTCGCCGCAAGGCACATTGACAACGATTGCGCTCCGATTCCCTGCGCCTACTAAGGATTAATTCGTAATTTCGCGCCGCCCGCCTGCAAAGCAGGTGGCCCATGGAATATGTCTGGAAACAAGGAAAATCAAGTGTTGGAGACCTATTATGGCCTTCCGCGCCAAGTCACGTGGTGCAGCCGTTGTGTGATGAGCAATCAACGTCCCGCATCCGCCATCGAATTCAAGCACACGATCGACAGCAAAAAGACCACGCTCAAGATCGATGAAGGTGGCCTTTGCGATGCCTGCAAGCAGGCCGATATCAAGGATCAAATCGACTGGCACGCCCGCGAAGAGCAATTGATCAAGCTCCTTGACCAATACCGCCGCAACGACGGCTATTACGACATCCTCGTGCCCGGCTCAGGCGGCAAGGACAGTGCCTACGCGGCCCATATTCTCAAGTACAAGTATGGCATGAATCCGCTGACCGTCACGTGGCCGCCGATTCTCTACACCGACTACGGCCAGAAAAATTTCAAAAACTGGATCGATGCGGGCTTTGACAACCTGAGCTTCAACCGCAACGGCAAGGTGATGAAGCTGCTCACACGCTTGAGCATCCTCAACCTGCTGCATCCGTTCCAGACCTTTATCCTCGGTCAAAAGAATCTGGCGCCGAAACTGGCTGCAAAATTTGACATTCCGCTCGTGTTTTACGGGGAAAATGAGGCCGAATATGGCAATCCGATCGCGGACAATGTGGCTTCCTTGCGCGACAAGAGCTATTACAGCTTCAAAAACCTCGACGAGATTTATCTTGGCGGGGTGAGCATCCGCGAATTGCAGGAAAAGTATGATGTGCGCCTCAGCGACATCCTTGCGTTCTTGCCGGCTCCCGTCGAGGAGGTCGAAAGGTCCAAAATCGAGGTGCATTATTTGGGATACTACCTCAAATGGGTGCCGCAGGAGGTTTATTACTACGCAGTGGAAAATACCGGCTTCAAAGCCCGCCCCTTCCGCACCCAAGGCACCTACAGCAAGTACAACAGCATCGACGACAAGATCGACGACCTGCATTACTACACGACGCATATCAAGTTTGGTATCGGCCGGGCGACCTACGATGCTTCGCAGGAAATCCGTAACCGCCACATTACCCGCGAAGAAGGCGTGGCCTTGGTCAAGCGCTTTGATGGCGAATTTCCCGACCGCTACTTCAACGAAGTGATGGAATACCTGGAAATCGATCCAGACTATTTCCGCGGCGAATTGGTCGACAAATTCCGGTCTCCACACCTTTGGGGCAAGAATGACCGCGGCGAATGGCAATTGCGCCACAACGTCTGGGGCGGCGGCTTGAACGACTGATTTCAGCAAGAATCAAGTAAAATCAACGCTCGAGGTTGTTTCTGCGGGTGCGGTAATGCTTGAGGTAGCTGCTGCGTGACGAATCCGACAAAAAGGAACGGCCGACCATGTCCACCACCTTGGGCTGCGGATCGATGAACGGCTGCAAGAGTTTGTCCAAACGCGTGGCCATGACCCCGATACGTTTTCCAAACTCCCTGAAATCCTTGCCCGTCGCGGGATCGGGTGGTGTCGAATACTTCACACGGACCGTATCCGCAAAAAGGCCTTTCGACAGGGCGAAATCGCTATCTGTCAGGTGCAAACGCGAGTCGACCAAGTCATACGCCGGACTGAGGACAAAGTCCCCGTCACGGGTTTCGATCACGGAGAAGTTCTTGAGGTGCGCATCTCCATTGGAAAACAGGTAGTTGAAGACCACCAACCTGAAAAACCTTTCGACCTCCACACGCCAAGCCGGGAGGTATTGTTGGATCAGCCCGGCCATTTCTTCGTAGCTGAAGTCGTACTTATAATTGTCGCCTGCGTTTTCCTGCGTGCGACCGGCGAGCGAAGCAAAGTCCTCGACCGCCCATTTTCCGCCACCTTGCCTGACGTCAAACCGCTTCGTGATGTAACAAGGCGTTCCATCCGCTGAAAAGATCAAGGAATTTTCAGCAGTGTCAATCCCATATACTTGCCGCGCGATCTGCATGGTAAGGTGCTCATTGGCAGGGAAGTCCCCTACCCGTTTCAAGTCGCGGGGCGGCGGTTTCAGAATGAATTCGCCTTGCTCGCCATGTGCCGTGAGCCGCAATTTGTTCTTTTCCAGAACCAAACTGAGTTTTTCCTGATAACCCGAAATAGACATCTGCTTTCGGTTTTCGAGCAGCAGTTCTTGGGTCTTTTCGTCGGGTGTCTTGAGGTCAAATGGCAATATATGACTCACGAGTTTGCCGCCAAACACGCGCTTGAGACAGGTCGGGCTGTAGGTGGCATGGCCTTCTGACAATGTCCCCGGGCAAAATCGGATATCAGGAAAACTCATGGGAGGTCGTTTTCAGGTGTTACAGTAATGGCGCCGATCGTATCGTATTGTGCGGTGGCTAATAAATAGCCAAAATGGTCATTTTCATCGATTTTGAGGGCATGACTTTGCAATTTGCGGTTGGCGCCCTCGCTCAGCAGGTTGAAAAAAAATGGAAACAGGATCGCGCTCTGATAAGGCTCTTCCTTCTTGGGCATGGTCAGGCTCAGCGGCGGCTTGGTAGTATCCCGCAACCAAAGCGGGTCGTAGACAAACCAATACTGCCGCTGATCGTCTTCGGTCAGCCGCCCGACAAGTTCGTCATTGCGGTATACAAGCCCCAAACGCATTATTTAGCCTTCTTGAGTACCAATTCGAATTCCAAACCCAACACATCTGCCAACCGCGTCAATGTCCCCAAGGTCGGATTGCTCCTTCCGGTTTCCAAGGCCTTCAAAGTGCGCAGCCCGACGCCCGCCAATGCAGCAAGCTGCTCTTGGGTCATGGCCAAGGTTTCCCGCCTTTTTCTCATTTCCGAAATTACATGCTGAGCTTCCATTTCAAATTCCGATTCGCCACCACCACATTATTACGGTTCAAAAATGCCATACTCAGCACTTCTGTGAACAAATCTACGCCATTTTGCCCCAAAAAGCAAGAAAACAGGCAATACACAGCCCCTTTTGATGAATTTAATTGTGAAGAGAAGGCAATTTCCATCCAAAGGTGCATCAAACAGCACTTATTGCTGGTTATGATAGGCTAAAATCGACAAAAAACAATTCAACGTGCATCATAATGCACTTTACGTATTGAAGGTGGATGCGTCGAGTTTGCGCAAGTTTTCTTCCACCTGTTGCGCAATCCTTTGACATATCCGTACTTCGCTTTCCTATGTGTGGCATTTTAGGATATTACAAGGCTGGTGGATTTCGGAAAGAAGACATCTTGCATGCGCAACGCGCTTTGCAGGCGCTCAATCACCGCGGCCCAGACGGCGAAGGCATCTGTCTCATCGACAGCCATACAGGCAAGTCATGGACGTATCAGACCAAGGATACCCCAAGCGATATCGTCACGGATTTAAACGCCGAATCATACCCCGAAGGCAGTGCCGACCTCTTGCTCGCCCAACGGCGCCTGAGCATTTTTGACTTGTCGAGTCGTGGATATCAGCCGATGCGCGACCAAAAAGGCAACGTCATTGTTTTCAATGGCGAGGTTTACAACTGGTATGAGCTGCGCGACGAGTTAAAAACCCGGGCCCACAAGTTTACCACGGAGTCAGATACCGAGGTTGTGCTCGCAGCCTACCGGCAATGGGGTCCCGAATGCGTACAACGCTTCAATGGCATGTGGTCGATGATCATTTGGGATGCCATTCAGCAGCGCGTTTTCGTGGCCAATGACCGCATTGGCATCAAACAGCTCTACCAATGGGGCAATGCCGAGGAATGGATGCTTGCCTCCGAAATCAAGGCGATTCGCACCCTTCCTCATGGCCCCAAAGCACTTGATGCCGCCACCGTGGACTTTTTCTTGAAATACGGGCAAATCGATTTGACGATGCAAACGGTCTTGCGCGATGTGCAACGGTTTGCTCCAAGTCATTTTGTAAAGGCTAGAGTCCAAGAATTGCCGACCGCACCCAAGCAGCGATTCTGGGATTTTCCAACCACGGGCATTCGCAAGATCAGCTTGGAGGATGCAACGCAGGAACTCCGGAGTTTGCTCGATGACTCCATCCGACTGCGGATGCGCACCGATGTCCCTTGGGGGACCACCCTTTCAGGCGGACTCGACAGCAGCAGCATTGTTTATGCTGCCTACAAACTGCACCTCAAGCTTGGAAAAACCGAACCCATCCACACATTTACAGCAATTTTCCCGGGCAAGGATGGGGACGAATCGGCCTTTGTACGCTTCATTGAGGGTGAATTGGGTCTTGATGCAAAGTACACCAATCCCCTGGAAAATTTTGATTTTGAGGACTTTGAGCGCTTCATGTACCACCAGGATCAACCCGTTGTCAGCACCTCGATGTATGCACAATGGGCAGTCATGAAAGCGGTGGGGCAGACCGATGTGACGGTATTGCTGGATGGTCAAGGCGGCGACGAACTGTTTGGCGGCTACCATCACCATTTTTACAAATATGCCCGCGCTTTGATGCTCCAAGGCAAAGTCAATGCCTCCAACCAACTGGTCGATGAGTACAGTTTGCTCAAAGGCTGGGATGCCAAAACGGTCAAAAAGACGGTTCGCGACGATGTAAAATTATATCTGAAACTCAAGTTGGGCAGCAAACTCCCCGGACCACCACAAATCACGGCTTGGAATGCAGCGGCATCCCTCTCAGATGTGCTCAAACTGGATTTGAGTTCGTTTATCATGCCTAGCTTGTTGCGTTACGAAGACCGCAACTCGATGGCATTTGGAATTGAGGCACGTTTGCCGTTTCTCGATTACCGCATCGTGGAGTTTGCCATGACGATTCCTGACGAATACAAAATCCGGGAGGGCTGGCAGAAGTTCATTCTTCGCAAGGCTATGCCTGATCTGCCTGAAAAAATTCGCTATCGTAAGGACAAAAAAGGTTTTACGACGCCGCACGAGGAATGGATCATGGAATTCCGCAGCCGATTTGAGGGCTATGCTCAAGCCGCGTTGGAGGGTGGCGCGGTCAATCCATGGCCAACAAAATCACTTGCGCAACTAGACAGCAAGCAGCTTTTCCGCTTGGCAAGTCTCGGCGCATGGATGATGAGGGTCTGAGCGCAAGATCAGGCGCTTTTCCGAACGTATTTCGTAAGAATCACGATTTTCTGGCCTTCGACGCGGCCTTCGATTTGCTCGGCATTGTCGTGGACGAGCGTGATGTTGCGTACCGCAGTGCCGCGTTTGGCAGTGAAATTGGCACCTTTGACATCGAGACTCTGCGTGAGAATCACGGTGTCGCCCGCTTGCAAAATGGCTCCGAAGGCATCTTTGTGAACGGTCACTTCTTCCTTTTCGTCGAGTTCTGCTTGGGCCCAAGCGAGTGTTGCCTCGTCGAGGTAAAGCATGTCGATCAGGTCTCCCGACCAACCCTGCGGACGCAGGAAATCGAGCATGCGGTAGGCGACGACCTGCACAGCCGGAACCGTGCTCCACATGCTGTCATTGAGGCAACGCCAATGGTTGGCATCGATTTTTTCAGGTTCCAACAACTGCGTGCGACAAGTGGCACAGGCCCAAATGCAGTCGTCAGCGCTTTCCCCGGATTTGGGTGCGACCACGAAGGCATCCAAATGGTCTTTTGCGCCACACAATTCGCAGGCGGATCCGCTGCGCTCTTCCAATGTTTTCTCGATACTCATCGTTCAACCAATAAATTCGGGTGCAATATCGGCAATTGAAACGAGACATGCCCGTTTCAAGTTTGGAATGCTCCGTGTCGCGGTGGTAACTTCGTCGCGCGGATTCGCAGGAATCCTTTGATTTTGGATGGAACAACAGCGGAAAAAGGTCTTGTTCATAGCACACCACTTCCCGCCCTTGGGGGGCCCGGGTGTGTACCGTGCGACGCGCTTTGCGCAGCACTTGACCGAGATGGGTTATGAACTCCATGTTCTCACCGTGGCCCTCAGTGACATCAAGGAAGGTGCCTATCCTTCGGATGAATCCATGGAAAAGGCATTGCCCAAAGACCTCAAAATCACCCGCATATCGATCGATTACAACGCCAAGTTGCGTGACAAGCTGGTAAAGCTGCATATCATGCGATTCGTTTGGATGTTGTTTTGGTTCAGGTGGTGGGAGCCGTCTGCACGTTGGCCGCGGCATTGTTTGCAGCCCGCCTTGGACATTATCGACCGGGAAGGGATCGACCTCGTCTGGACGAGTTCGGGGCCATTTGTCGCCACATTGCTCGGGCATCGCCTCAAAAAACGCCGCAAGATCAAATGGGTAGCCGATTTGCGGGACCCTTTTACGGAGGCCTACTTCTGGGTGTGGCCGACCAAATGGCACTGGTTTTTCAGCCGGTGGATGGAAAAGCGCATTTGGGGCAAGGCGGATAAGCTCGTCGTGACCTGCCCGGCGCTCAAGGACCAATATTTGCGACGCGGCGTCACCACAGCCGACAAAATCACCGTGATCACCAATGGATTCTGAAAGCAAATCCATTCTGAAACTGGGATTTGGCGGGACATTGTTCCGGCACCGGCCCGGCATTGACGATCGGCGATCCTTGAGCCGCATGGTCAAGGCGTGGTTTTGGGAATACCGGCCCGACTTCTTCATTCCGACCTCACGCTGTGGTTTTTACCTTTTCCGTGGTGTGGCCAAGTTCAAGGAAAAATATCCCGAATTGGCGGGGCAACTCCAAGTCGAAATCTGGGGAAACATCGATCCGGAAAATCAGCGGCAGGTGAATGCGATGGGCATTCAAGACATCGTGACGATCGAAGGCTACCGCGAGCGTGCGGCTTCGCGCGCAAAGTTGGATGCCTGCGATGCGCTCTTCTTGCCGCTGGAACTCGCAAAAGCAGGTTACAAACCGCTGCTCATTCCAGGAAAAGTCTTCGAATACCTCCAAGCCGGCAAGCCGGTCCTCACCATCGGGCAAGACTCGGATGCGCT
The DNA window shown above is from Bacteroidota bacterium and carries:
- a CDS encoding CHAT domain-containing protein encodes the protein MDKQGAIKEFGEIKENWNSAKSRSNQYAAASDLSTLLSNAELGWAHADSLKIDWHLQLGLWYTELDEPQKAKENYQISLNLLQKKRELVTGDSEKLIQISRNLGLSATTLGQWNAARAAFENAIRLTDSLPTQQAGMFLDLARMLRTAGKYAEATDLAQRAVKMQQALLKGVKEPVLKANLTSTYIDAVVEVAHDFNGWGMPDSAFWYLDQTKNLRNNLKKSETVKLWLAFSEYHYQKQEFEPALEAADIALEAANADSLASKRLLGTIHTLRAKSWLARKEPTNALAASQAALMAFVPGFQDSLPGMNPDPNLWADDPALFEIFLQKAHAFEALGLVEQSLRCYENAFDYLNHLREGHHVKEVGKFSSKAIYPSYERALKLALAHASQTKSPADLERVFHFMECRKTNEILLSLQSASAYPAYQLPDSLLAQWRTIQSRRLEMHRHPTEKSIEFLTKLDKQAAQLASGIDTVAPGFAALTQRYGMVSVASVQQDLDADEVFLEYFIGDQQLFIFAIDQQHAQCYSAPLKPEFFKAIERFGNMLRTPPEGRIRKLFSEYERTAYYLFGQLIGPLIKGNFRTRIPRALIIVPDGRLALIPFECLITQRLLAPSDLAFRHAAYLMRDCEIRYGHSATTLARQNQPAGHPQTAFMRSILALSASPQADGMPKLETAKREGRLAADALNGKSIDKASRNDFLDNSRDYSFLHFASPTIADSLNPIQSWIGLQKDDKSIDSLFFHEITGLQLSAEMAVLSGCATSSGELQSGEAVMGLARTFFAASCPRVMLSLWRIDNENNAELTGNFYKTMKVGKPAAQALREARMAYLRTEGPADGMQYHPHYWASMVMIGEEGPYLTQGPKSWTPYLIWGSIAALIVALWQRRMRRRRRKAH
- the hisF gene encoding imidazole glycerol phosphate synthase subunit HisF, translating into MQTAAIRVIPRLDIKGPNLVKGIHLEGLRVLGKPEEFARHYYENGADELFFQDVVASLYERNSLHDIVSKIAREIFIPLTVGGGLRSLEDIRSVLRAGADKVAINTAALKQPDIVRQAALDFGSSTIVVAIEAIRESDGRYLAYTDNGREYTGREVVAWAQEAEALGAGEIVITSVDREGTGEGYDAALTRKVADAVRIPVIAHGGPGKLQHIQEVLTQGGASAIAVAGMLHYDYIGKFASAAASATEGNTEFLRSGRIHKHFETCTLPEIKNFLLSQGLPCRPFTPIAQ
- a CDS encoding Gfo/Idh/MocA family oxidoreductase; this translates as MKALLVGLGSIGKRHVAALFSIHPDCRIFALRSQPDSEAYPGVTNITSLSELPDEGVDFAIVANPTALHAETIELLLPLKCPLFVEKPLHDTLQIADLLTEVTERGVLTYVACNLRFLDCLRFIKEQIPVQAGKRLNEVNVYCGSYLPEWRVGQDFRKSYSANAEMGGGVHIDLIHELDYLYWLFGMPAQVTRIARNRSSLGISAFDYANYILEYPLFAASVVLNYYRRDPKRTLELVWEDETWVVDLRANAITCNGQTLFASKQTVADTYLLQMQYFTELLANGQASFNSLQDAFNVLTICLAP
- a CDS encoding N-acetyl sugar amidotransferase; translated protein: MSGNKENQVLETYYGLPRQVTWCSRCVMSNQRPASAIEFKHTIDSKKTTLKIDEGGLCDACKQADIKDQIDWHAREEQLIKLLDQYRRNDGYYDILVPGSGGKDSAYAAHILKYKYGMNPLTVTWPPILYTDYGQKNFKNWIDAGFDNLSFNRNGKVMKLLTRLSILNLLHPFQTFILGQKNLAPKLAAKFDIPLVFYGENEAEYGNPIADNVASLRDKSYYSFKNLDEIYLGGVSIRELQEKYDVRLSDILAFLPAPVEEVERSKIEVHYLGYYLKWVPQEVYYYAVENTGFKARPFRTQGTYSKYNSIDDKIDDLHYYTTHIKFGIGRATYDASQEIRNRHITREEGVALVKRFDGEFPDRYFNEVMEYLEIDPDYFRGELVDKFRSPHLWGKNDRGEWQLRHNVWGGGLND
- a CDS encoding SDR family oxidoreductase encodes the protein MTLENKIIIVTGGSGLLGKAMVSDIQTKGGRPINIDLNVPSDLQNGTWQADITNDDAVKEAIAAIFAHFGRIDGLVNNAYPRTADWGKRFEDVDPESWRKNVDMQLNSYFVISQQVLAIMKAQGSGAIVNIASIYGVVGNDFSLYEAYGGTSPAAYAAIKGGLVNFTRYLASYYGRSGIRVNCVSPGGIRDQQHPSFIERYEQKVPMGRLGQPDDIAPAVSFLLSEEARYITGHNLMVDGGWTCI
- the hisH gene encoding imidazole glycerol phosphate synthase subunit HisH, which gives rise to MSKKTIIVDYALGNLFSVQQACLHVGLDAEISNDPAKIAAADGLILPGVGAFGAAMANLRKLGIEQALKDQVAAGKPFLGICLGLQLLFTHSVEFDSQERGLDLLPGNVVRIPAEIRGEKTRVPQIGWNQITPPPFKSWKGTPLQHLPDQSYMYFVHSYFVQPEVPGDVLTVTNYQGLEYCSGVQRDNILAFQFHPEKSGPEGVEIYRSWGAINGLL